A DNA window from Bubalus bubalis isolate 160015118507 breed Murrah chromosome 22, NDDB_SH_1, whole genome shotgun sequence contains the following coding sequences:
- the LOC112581375 gene encoding cytochrome c oxidase subunit 7C, mitochondrial-like, whose translation MLGQSIRRFTTSGVRRSHYEEGPGKNIPFSVENKWRLLAMMTLFFGSGFAAPFFIVRHQLLKK comes from the coding sequence ATGTTGGGACAGAGCATCCGGAGGTTCACAACCTCAGGGGTTCGTCGGAGCCACTATGAGGAGGGTCCAGGGAAGAATATACCATTTTCAGTGGAAAACAAGTGGAGATTACTAGCTATGATGACTTTGTTCTTTGGGTCTGGATTTGCTgcacctttctttatagtaagACACCAACTGCTTAAAAAGTAA